The following proteins come from a genomic window of Nostoc sp. TCL26-01:
- a CDS encoding alpha-ketoacid dehydrogenase subunit beta — translation MAETLFFNALREAIDEEMARDSSVFVLGEDVGHYGGSYKVTKDLYKKYGELRILDTPIAENSFTGMAVGAAMTGLRPIIEGMNMGFLLLAFNQISNNAGMLRYTSGGNFKIPLVIRGPGGVGRQLGAEHSQRLETYFQAVPGLKIVTCSTPYNAKGLLKSAIRDDNPVLFFEHVLLYNLKENLPEEEYLLPLDKAEIVRQGKDVTILTYSRMRHHVVQAVKALEKQGYDPEVIDLISLKPLDLETIGASIRKTHKVIIVEEAMRTGGIAAELIASINDRFFDELDAPVLRLSSQDIPTPYNGTLERLTIVQPEQIVEAVQKMVALRV, via the coding sequence ATGGCAGAAACATTATTCTTCAACGCTCTGCGGGAAGCCATTGACGAAGAAATGGCACGTGATTCCAGCGTATTCGTCCTTGGCGAAGATGTAGGTCACTACGGTGGTTCTTACAAAGTCACCAAAGACCTGTATAAAAAATATGGTGAACTGAGAATTTTAGATACACCCATCGCGGAAAATAGCTTTACGGGTATGGCGGTCGGCGCAGCCATGACTGGATTAAGACCGATAATTGAAGGGATGAACATGGGCTTTTTGCTCCTCGCCTTCAACCAAATCTCTAACAATGCGGGGATGCTGCGTTACACCTCCGGCGGTAACTTTAAAATTCCCTTGGTAATTCGTGGCCCTGGTGGTGTGGGTAGACAATTGGGTGCAGAACACTCCCAACGTCTAGAAACATACTTCCAAGCTGTTCCAGGTTTAAAGATTGTTACCTGTTCGACACCTTACAACGCCAAAGGATTACTAAAATCTGCCATCAGAGACGATAATCCTGTATTGTTCTTTGAACACGTCTTACTATATAACCTGAAAGAAAACTTACCGGAAGAAGAATATCTCCTACCCTTAGATAAGGCAGAAATTGTTCGTCAGGGTAAAGATGTGACAATTTTAACCTATTCGCGGATGCGGCATCACGTAGTCCAAGCTGTCAAGGCTTTAGAAAAACAAGGTTACGATCCCGAAGTTATTGACTTAATCTCGCTTAAACCACTAGATTTAGAAACCATTGGTGCATCCATACGCAAAACCCACAAAGTAATTATTGTGGAAGAAGCTATGAGAACTGGGGGTATTGCAGCCGAATTAATCGCTTCAATTAACGATCGCTTTTTTGATGAATTAGACGCACCAGTACTAAGACTATCATCACAAGATATTCCCACACCTTATAACGGGACTCTGGAACGTCTGACAATTGTTCAGCCAGAGCAAATCGTGGAAGCAGTGCAGAAAATGGTGGCTTTGCGAGTGTAG
- a CDS encoding TerC family protein — MLDQIFDYLHFHFSVEAPIVLLILVFLEAVLSADNAIALAAIAQGLEDKKLEGQALNIGLVVAYVLRITLLLTATEVQKYWQFELLGAAYLLWLVFQHFTSEESKDEHHHGPRFTSLLQVIPVIALTDLAFSLDSVTTAIAVSQETWLVLTGTTIGIITLRFMAGLFIRWLDEFANLEDAGYITVALVGLRLLLKVVNDDFVPPEWLMITAIAIIFTWGFSKRSVIESPEVEPEKSEVSK, encoded by the coding sequence ATGCTAGACCAAATTTTTGACTACCTGCACTTTCATTTCAGCGTTGAAGCGCCCATAGTCTTACTAATATTAGTATTTTTAGAGGCGGTGCTATCTGCTGACAATGCTATTGCCCTTGCTGCTATTGCCCAAGGACTAGAAGATAAAAAATTAGAAGGCCAGGCACTCAACATTGGTTTAGTCGTTGCTTATGTACTACGCATAACCTTATTGTTGACTGCCACTGAGGTACAAAAATACTGGCAATTTGAACTTCTGGGTGCGGCTTATCTCCTATGGCTGGTATTTCAACACTTTACTTCCGAAGAAAGCAAAGATGAACACCATCATGGCCCCCGGTTTACTTCCCTGTTGCAAGTTATACCTGTAATTGCCTTAACCGATTTGGCATTTTCGTTAGATAGTGTAACAACAGCGATCGCTGTTTCCCAAGAAACCTGGCTAGTGCTGACAGGAACCACAATTGGCATTATCACACTGCGATTTATGGCAGGATTGTTTATTCGTTGGTTAGATGAATTTGCCAACCTAGAAGACGCAGGCTACATTACTGTCGCTTTAGTAGGTTTACGTCTGTTATTAAAAGTAGTCAACGATGATTTTGTCCCCCCAGAGTGGTTAATGATCACAGCGATCGCTATAATTTTCACCTGGGGATTTTCTAAACGTAGTGTGATTGAATCACCCGAAGTAGAACCGGAGAAAAGTGAAGTATCGAAATGA
- the speA gene encoding biosynthetic arginine decarboxylase — MGVESTATSDEVVKVPANGNKLEGKNHKHKKLLPPSGSDTPRGAWKIEDSEALYRIEGWGQPYFSINAAGHITVSPKGDRGGSLDLFELVNALKQRSLGLPLLIRFSDILEDRIERLNACFAKAIARYNYPGVYRGVFPVKCNQQRHLIEDLVRFGKPHQFGLEAGSKPELMIALALLDTPGSLLICNGYKDREYVETAMLSQRLGQTPIIVLEQVEEVDLVIAASHQLGIKPMLGVRAKLSTQGMGRWGTSTGDRAKFGLTIPEIIQAVDKLRDADLLDSLQLMHFHIGSQISAINVIKDAIQEASRIYVELATLGANMKYLDVGGGLGVDYDGSQTNFYASKNYNMQNYANDIVAELKDTCAEKQIPVPTLISESGRAIASHQSVLIFDVLSTSDVPLDNPEPPKEGESPVINYLWETYQSINKENYQEFYHDATQFKEEAISRFNLGILRLRERAKAERLYWACCQKILDIIRQHDYVPDELEDLEKIMASIYYINLSVFQSAPDCWAIDQLFPIMPIHRLDEEPTRRGILADLTCDSDGKIDRFIDLRDVKSVLELHNFQPGEPYYLGMFLNGAYQEIMGNLHNLFGDTNAVHIQLTPKGYQIEHVVKGDTMSEVVSYVQYDSEDMVEHIRQRCERALEEKRITLAESQRLLQTYEQSLRRYTYLNS; from the coding sequence ATGGGTGTTGAGTCAACTGCTACATCAGACGAGGTGGTAAAAGTACCCGCCAATGGCAATAAGCTAGAAGGGAAAAATCACAAGCACAAAAAGCTGTTACCGCCAAGTGGTTCAGATACGCCTCGCGGTGCTTGGAAAATCGAAGACAGTGAAGCTTTGTACCGGATTGAAGGTTGGGGACAACCTTATTTTTCGATTAATGCAGCTGGACATATCACTGTTTCCCCTAAAGGCGATCGCGGTGGTTCTTTAGACTTGTTTGAATTAGTCAACGCGCTGAAGCAGCGTAGTTTGGGACTACCCTTACTTATTCGCTTTTCAGATATTCTAGAAGACCGCATTGAACGGTTGAATGCTTGTTTTGCGAAAGCGATCGCTCGTTACAATTACCCTGGTGTCTATCGTGGGGTGTTTCCTGTTAAGTGTAACCAGCAACGGCATTTGATTGAAGATTTGGTGCGGTTTGGTAAACCCCATCAGTTTGGTTTAGAAGCTGGTTCCAAACCAGAGTTAATGATTGCTTTGGCTTTATTGGATACACCAGGATCTTTGCTGATTTGCAACGGCTACAAAGACCGGGAATACGTGGAAACAGCCATGTTATCCCAAAGACTAGGCCAAACGCCCATCATCGTTTTAGAACAGGTGGAAGAAGTCGATTTGGTGATTGCGGCTAGTCATCAATTGGGGATCAAACCCATGTTGGGTGTTAGGGCTAAATTAAGTACTCAGGGGATGGGACGCTGGGGAACATCCACAGGCGATCGCGCTAAATTTGGTCTGACGATTCCCGAAATTATCCAAGCAGTTGATAAGTTGCGTGACGCTGACTTGTTGGATTCTTTGCAGTTAATGCACTTCCACATTGGTTCACAAATTTCTGCCATCAATGTAATTAAAGATGCCATCCAAGAAGCTAGCCGGATTTACGTAGAGTTAGCAACTTTGGGGGCAAATATGAAGTACCTCGATGTTGGCGGTGGCTTGGGTGTAGATTATGACGGTTCTCAAACCAACTTCTACGCCTCGAAAAACTACAATATGCAGAACTATGCCAACGATATTGTGGCAGAGTTAAAAGATACCTGTGCAGAAAAGCAAATACCCGTACCTACCCTGATTAGCGAAAGTGGTAGGGCGATCGCTTCCCATCAATCTGTACTGATTTTTGATGTTCTCAGTACTAGTGATGTCCCCCTCGATAATCCAGAACCGCCCAAAGAGGGTGAATCCCCAGTGATTAATTACCTGTGGGAAACCTATCAATCCATTAACAAAGAGAACTATCAAGAGTTCTACCACGACGCAACCCAATTTAAAGAAGAAGCTATTAGCCGCTTCAACTTGGGAATTTTACGCCTGAGAGAACGCGCCAAAGCCGAACGCCTATACTGGGCTTGTTGTCAAAAAATTCTTGACATCATTCGTCAGCATGATTATGTACCTGATGAGTTGGAAGACCTAGAAAAAATCATGGCTTCCATCTATTACATTAATCTTTCAGTGTTTCAATCAGCACCAGATTGTTGGGCGATCGATCAGCTATTCCCGATTATGCCCATTCATCGTCTAGATGAAGAACCCACACGCCGGGGAATTCTTGCAGACCTGACTTGTGATAGTGATGGCAAAATTGATCGCTTTATTGACCTGCGTGATGTCAAATCAGTCTTGGAATTACACAATTTCCAACCAGGGGAACCATACTACTTAGGGATGTTCCTCAATGGTGCTTACCAAGAAATTATGGGTAATCTGCATAACTTGTTTGGTGATACCAACGCCGTCCATATCCAACTGACTCCCAAGGGCTACCAAATTGAACACGTAGTCAAAGGCGACACCATGAGTGAAGTGGTCAGCTACGTCCAATATGACTCTGAGGATATGGTAGAACATATCCGCCAGCGTTGCGAACGTGCCTTAGAAGAAAAGCGCATTACCTTAGCCGAATCACAGCGCTTGCTACAAACCTACGAACAGAGTCTCAGAAGATACACGTATTTGAATAGTTAA
- the ndk gene encoding nucleoside-diphosphate kinase, whose amino-acid sequence MERTFLAIKPDGVQRGLVGEIIRRFETKGFTLVGLKFLQVSRELAEQHYGVHRERPFFPSLVEFITSGPVVAMVWEGDGVIASARKIIGATNPLTAEPGTIRGDFGINIGRNLIHGSDAPETAQKEVALWFKDEELVNWQPHLTPWLHE is encoded by the coding sequence TTGGAACGCACATTCTTAGCAATTAAGCCTGATGGCGTACAGCGTGGACTCGTTGGTGAAATCATTCGTCGCTTTGAAACAAAAGGTTTTACCCTTGTTGGTTTAAAGTTCCTTCAAGTCAGCAGAGAATTAGCTGAACAGCACTATGGTGTACATAGAGAAAGACCATTCTTTCCCAGCTTAGTGGAATTTATTACTTCTGGCCCAGTGGTCGCTATGGTTTGGGAAGGTGATGGCGTGATTGCATCTGCCAGAAAAATTATTGGTGCAACAAATCCTTTAACAGCAGAACCAGGAACAATTCGTGGTGATTTCGGCATTAACATTGGGCGTAACCTCATCCACGGTTCTGATGCACCAGAAACAGCGCAAAAAGAAGTAGCACTATGGTTTAAAGACGAAGAACTAGTCAATTGGCAGCCACATTTAACACCTTGGTTGCACGAGTAG
- the secD gene encoding protein translocase subunit SecD translates to MQRQRSLLALIVVLLIAAIAVIYIIPIPLGLDLRGGSQLTIQVKPSAEIKQITERELDGVKKVVEGRINGLGVSEPVIQTVGGDKILVQLPGVNDPEQAERVLGGTAQLEFRTQKSGTETQLFAFQTSRVELKAKQEELKKSNDKAAINKNLEELQKNNQAIAELFASTKPPLDGQHLKDAYGEPTQQGNNWNVAIRFDQKGGELFAELTKNLAGTGRSIGIFLDNELISSPVVGPEFAATGITGGAAIITGRFTPQQANDLGVQLRGGALPVPVEIAEIRTVGATLGKDSITSSIYAGLGGLALVLVFMVVYYRLPGLIADIALIIYAILTWATFALLGVTLTLPGIAGFILSIGMAVDANVLIFERTREELKAGKSLYRSVESGFYRAFSSILDGNVTTVIACAALFWLGAGLVKGFALTLALGVAVSMFTAITCSRTLMFLAITIPSLRKPELFCPNLPGTSASNQAEVTS, encoded by the coding sequence ATGCAGAGACAGCGATCGCTATTAGCGTTGATTGTAGTTTTATTAATCGCCGCCATTGCGGTGATTTACATCATTCCCATACCCTTGGGTTTAGATTTGCGTGGAGGTTCACAGCTGACAATTCAGGTGAAACCCTCAGCCGAAATTAAGCAAATCACCGAACGGGAATTAGATGGAGTAAAAAAAGTCGTCGAAGGTAGAATCAATGGCCTCGGCGTTTCTGAACCAGTGATTCAAACCGTGGGTGGAGATAAAATTCTTGTCCAGTTACCAGGGGTGAATGACCCAGAACAGGCTGAACGAGTGCTAGGTGGTACAGCACAGTTAGAGTTTCGCACACAAAAATCCGGTACAGAAACCCAACTATTTGCTTTCCAGACATCACGAGTAGAACTGAAAGCCAAACAAGAAGAGTTAAAAAAGAGCAACGATAAAGCAGCCATTAATAAAAATTTAGAAGAATTACAAAAAAATAATCAAGCGATCGCCGAATTGTTTGCCAGCACAAAACCACCCCTAGATGGTCAACATCTCAAAGATGCTTACGGTGAACCAACCCAACAGGGTAATAATTGGAACGTAGCCATTCGTTTCGATCAGAAAGGTGGCGAACTATTTGCCGAACTGACCAAAAATTTGGCGGGAACAGGGCGTAGTATCGGCATATTTTTAGATAATGAATTAATTAGTTCTCCTGTTGTTGGGCCAGAATTTGCCGCTACCGGGATTACAGGTGGTGCAGCTATTATTACAGGTCGGTTTACACCACAACAAGCCAATGATTTAGGCGTACAATTACGGGGTGGTGCATTACCTGTACCCGTGGAAATTGCCGAAATCCGCACAGTTGGTGCAACCTTGGGTAAAGACAGTATCACCAGCAGTATTTACGCTGGGTTGGGTGGTTTAGCTTTAGTCCTCGTATTTATGGTGGTGTATTATCGACTACCTGGGCTAATTGCCGATATCGCCTTAATTATCTACGCTATCCTCACCTGGGCTACCTTTGCGTTATTGGGTGTAACCTTGACTCTACCAGGAATTGCTGGGTTCATTTTAAGTATTGGGATGGCAGTAGATGCCAACGTCCTGATTTTTGAACGCACACGGGAAGAACTCAAAGCAGGTAAATCCCTCTATCGTTCTGTAGAATCTGGCTTTTATCGTGCTTTCTCCAGTATTTTAGATGGCAATGTGACAACAGTAATTGCTTGTGCAGCCCTATTTTGGTTAGGTGCAGGTTTAGTCAAAGGTTTTGCCCTTACCTTGGCTTTAGGGGTGGCTGTGAGTATGTTTACTGCCATTACTTGTAGTCGTACCTTGATGTTTTTGGCAATCACCATACCTTCCCTACGCAAACCAGAACTATTCTGTCCTAACCTGCCAGGAACCAGTGCATCGAATCAGGCAGAGGTGACTTCATGA
- a CDS encoding type II toxin-antitoxin system ParD family antitoxin — protein MNVSLTPQLEHYIQEKLASGMYDSASEVIHEGLRLLQERDHVQKMRLQELQQEIQVGLDSGEATLLDIQEIKAKARQNRQ, from the coding sequence ATGAATGTATCCCTGACACCACAACTTGAGCATTACATACAGGAAAAGCTTGCTAGTGGTATGTACGATTCTGCCAGCGAAGTTATCCATGAAGGATTACGTTTGCTTCAGGAAAGGGATCATGTGCAAAAAATGCGCTTGCAAGAACTACAGCAAGAAATTCAAGTCGGACTTGATAGTGGTGAAGCCACCCTACTTGATATCCAAGAAATTAAAGCTAAAGCTAGGCAGAACCGCCAATAA
- a CDS encoding sugar phosphate nucleotidyltransferase — protein sequence MKAMILAAGKGTRVRPITYTTPKPMIPILQKPVMEFLLELLRQHGFDQIMVNVSHLAEEIENYFRDGQRFGVQIAYSFEGKIDDGKLVGEAIGSAGGMRRIQDFSPFFDDTFVVLCGDALIDLDLTAAVKWHKSKGSIATIITKTVPREEVSSYGVIVTDENSRIQAFQEKPSVEEALSTNINTGIYIFEPEVFKYIPSGVEYDIGSQLFPKLVEIGAPFYAIAMDFEWVDIGKVPDYWRAIRGVLLGEIKNVQIPGHEVAPGIYTGLNVAVNWDKVDITGPVYIGGMTRIEDGAKIVGPAMIGPNCWICSGATVDNSLIFEWSRLGPGVRLVDKLVFGRYCVDKTGASIDVQAAALDWLITDARQTPPEHTPAERQAIAELLGTNAS from the coding sequence ATGAAAGCGATGATTCTCGCGGCAGGTAAAGGTACTCGCGTGCGTCCGATTACCTATACAACTCCCAAACCGATGATTCCTATCCTGCAAAAGCCAGTGATGGAATTTCTACTGGAACTTTTACGCCAGCACGGATTTGATCAAATTATGGTCAACGTCAGTCATTTGGCTGAAGAAATTGAGAATTATTTCCGTGATGGTCAAAGATTTGGTGTGCAGATTGCCTATTCTTTTGAAGGCAAGATTGATGACGGTAAACTAGTCGGGGAAGCTATAGGATCGGCGGGAGGGATGCGCCGCATTCAAGATTTTTCACCGTTTTTTGATGATACTTTTGTGGTGTTATGCGGTGACGCTTTGATTGACCTAGATTTGACAGCGGCTGTGAAGTGGCATAAATCGAAAGGGTCGATCGCTACTATCATTACAAAAACAGTTCCTCGTGAAGAAGTTTCTAGTTACGGTGTGATTGTTACCGATGAAAACAGTCGCATCCAAGCCTTCCAAGAAAAACCATCGGTAGAGGAAGCACTCAGCACCAACATCAACACAGGGATCTACATTTTTGAACCAGAGGTGTTTAAATATATACCTTCTGGTGTGGAATATGATATCGGTAGCCAGCTATTTCCTAAGTTGGTAGAAATTGGTGCGCCTTTCTACGCGATTGCGATGGATTTTGAGTGGGTGGATATCGGGAAAGTCCCCGATTACTGGCGGGCGATTCGAGGCGTGTTGTTAGGGGAAATTAAGAATGTGCAAATTCCCGGTCATGAAGTCGCACCTGGTATTTATACTGGTTTAAATGTAGCCGTGAATTGGGACAAAGTAGATATTACAGGCCCAGTTTACATTGGCGGCATGACTCGGATTGAAGATGGAGCCAAAATCGTTGGCCCGGCGATGATTGGCCCTAACTGTTGGATATGCAGTGGGGCAACTGTCGATAATAGCCTGATCTTTGAGTGGTCACGATTGGGGCCAGGAGTCAGGCTAGTTGATAAGCTCGTGTTTGGTCGTTACTGCGTCGATAAAACTGGGGCATCTATTGACGTACAAGCAGCAGCTTTAGATTGGTTAATTACCGATGCTAGACAGACACCCCCAGAACACACCCCCGCAGAACGGCAAGCGATCGCTGAATTGTTGGGGACAAATGCGAGTTAG
- a CDS encoding Uma2 family endonuclease, which yields MFTISDLEQLQAEHPEWQMELVDGSILIMGPSDYISEEIGVELARQLANWVRPRKLGRVTGSSAGFILPRLETENGNIADQEKRNLRAPDVSFVRAERLKISKRDFVELVPDLMVEIKSKSDRIKPLEEKIQLFLELGCTVGILIDPDKLTLTVYRLHQEPIILENNDKLTLPDLLPDWELTVSELWPPVFE from the coding sequence ATGTTCACAATCTCAGACTTAGAGCAGCTACAAGCTGAACATCCAGAATGGCAGATGGAACTGGTGGACGGTAGTATTCTGATTATGGGGCCATCAGATTATATTTCAGAAGAAATCGGTGTAGAGTTAGCAAGGCAACTTGCTAATTGGGTACGCCCACGTAAGTTAGGACGGGTCACTGGTTCTAGTGCTGGTTTTATTCTGCCCAGACTGGAAACGGAAAACGGTAACATAGCTGATCAGGAAAAACGCAATCTCCGCGCTCCCGATGTGTCTTTTGTGCGTGCGGAGAGGCTCAAAATCAGCAAACGCGATTTTGTAGAATTAGTCCCTGACTTGATGGTAGAAATTAAATCCAAGTCAGACCGGATCAAGCCTTTGGAAGAAAAAATTCAACTATTTTTAGAACTGGGATGTACGGTGGGAATTCTCATCGACCCAGATAAGTTAACATTAACTGTTTACAGACTTCACCAAGAACCAATAATTTTAGAAAATAACGATAAACTGACATTACCTGATTTATTGCCAGATTGGGAGTTGACAGTATCAGAACTGTGGCCGCCTGTGTTTGAGTAA
- the secF gene encoding protein translocase subunit SecF, whose translation MKLSINKSRSLWWTISSAIILVGLISMVISWQNPTIKAPLRPSLDFVGGTRLQFERDCTKPGNCDKPIDINVVREVAKTEGLGDSSIQIVADKDTRAENGILIRTKTLEGEQRTKLQTALTEKIGAFDQQKNQFDTVGPTLGRELFTSGIIALIVSFVGIIVYLSFRFQLDYAIFAIIALFHDVLITAGIFSIFGLVFGTEVDSLFIVALLTITGFSVNDTVVIYDRIRETLQINPHRPIAEIVDDAVNQTLGRSINTTLTTLLTLFAIFLFGGETLKNFALALIIGFTMGAYSSIFIASTLLTLWRERKGEPTVAASAGVTDTSVE comes from the coding sequence ATGAAACTTAGTATCAATAAATCGCGATCGCTTTGGTGGACTATCTCCAGCGCCATCATTCTTGTCGGTCTAATCTCTATGGTGATTTCTTGGCAAAACCCCACTATCAAAGCACCACTCCGCCCTAGTCTAGATTTTGTCGGTGGTACACGCTTGCAATTTGAAAGAGATTGTACCAAACCCGGTAACTGTGACAAACCAATTGATATCAATGTTGTTCGGGAAGTAGCTAAAACTGAAGGTTTAGGTGACAGTAGTATTCAAATTGTTGCTGATAAAGATACACGCGCCGAAAACGGCATCTTAATCCGCACCAAAACCCTAGAAGGTGAACAACGTACCAAATTACAAACAGCTTTAACCGAAAAAATCGGCGCTTTTGACCAGCAGAAAAACCAGTTTGATACCGTTGGCCCGACATTGGGACGAGAGTTATTCACCTCTGGTATCATCGCGCTGATTGTATCCTTTGTTGGTATTATTGTTTACCTCAGCTTCCGCTTTCAGTTGGACTATGCCATATTTGCCATTATTGCCCTTTTCCATGATGTCTTAATCACCGCCGGCATATTTTCCATCTTTGGGTTAGTTTTTGGTACTGAAGTAGACAGCCTATTTATTGTTGCCCTACTGACAATTACTGGTTTTTCCGTTAACGATACAGTAGTAATTTACGATCGCATCCGGGAGACATTGCAAATTAATCCCCATCGTCCCATTGCGGAAATTGTCGATGATGCCGTCAATCAAACTCTAGGTAGATCAATCAACACCACCTTAACAACCTTACTAACATTATTTGCCATCTTCCTCTTCGGTGGAGAAACCCTGAAAAACTTTGCCCTAGCCCTAATCATCGGCTTCACAATGGGAGCCTACTCTAGTATTTTCATTGCCAGTACTCTCCTCACCCTATGGCGAGAACGCAAAGGTGAACCCACAGTAGCAGCTAGCGCTGGTGTAACTGATACATCGGTTGAGTAG
- a CDS encoding type II toxin-antitoxin system RelE/ParE family toxin has translation MVKIVKRPRAELDLLEIWNFIAENNLDKADELLDLLAVKLQNLACNPGMGKRREELSVGLRSFPVRNFVVFYQEIEDGIDVIRILHGSRDIESIFDL, from the coding sequence GTGGTGAAGATTGTTAAACGCCCACGTGCTGAATTAGACTTGCTAGAAATTTGGAACTTCATTGCAGAGAATAACTTAGATAAAGCCGATGAGTTGCTCGACTTGTTAGCAGTAAAGTTGCAGAATTTAGCGTGTAATCCTGGGATGGGTAAGCGAAGAGAAGAACTGTCTGTGGGTTTACGTAGCTTTCCAGTGAGAAACTTTGTAGTGTTTTATCAGGAAATTGAGGATGGCATTGATGTCATTCGGATTCTGCATGGTTCCAGAGATATTGAATCAATTTTTGATTTGTAA
- a CDS encoding DEAD/DEAH box helicase — protein MNLSFQELGISQERVEHLEKLGFTAPTNIQAQAIPQLLSGRDVVGQSQTGTGKTAAFSLPILERLDGQQKAVQALVLTPTRELAMQVHDAMAQFVGHSGLKTLAIYGGQSIDRQILQLKRGAQIVVGTPGRVIDLLERGCLKLDQVKWFVLDEADEMLSMGFIDDVERILSQAPQDRQTALFSATMPPSIRMLVNKFLRSPVTVTVEQPKATPNKINQVAYLVPRHWTKAKALQPILEMEDPETALIFVRTRRTAAELTNQLQAAGHSVDEYHGDLSQQARERLLSRFRNRQVRWVVATDIAARGLDVDQLSHVINYDLPDSVETYVHRIGRTGRAGKEGTAITLVQPFERRKQQIFERHVRQNWQLLSIPTRAQIEAQHILKLQGQVREALTGERLASFLPIVSELIEKYDAQAIAAAALQIAYDQTRPAWLSSDIEIPEEVVSSPKPKLNKRRESSGDRNRSSWNKSESNNNDEDRRGTPKPKLRTGRRESSIAPGNQKLGSTARESAS, from the coding sequence ATGAATCTTTCTTTTCAAGAACTAGGTATTTCCCAGGAACGTGTTGAGCATTTAGAAAAACTCGGTTTTACCGCACCGACTAACATTCAGGCTCAAGCTATCCCCCAACTGTTATCAGGTCGGGATGTAGTTGGTCAATCACAAACAGGTACAGGTAAAACAGCAGCATTTTCACTGCCAATTTTAGAACGGCTAGATGGGCAGCAAAAAGCAGTACAAGCTCTAGTGTTAACCCCCACCCGCGAGTTAGCCATGCAGGTACATGATGCAATGGCGCAATTTGTCGGTCATAGCGGATTGAAAACCTTAGCAATTTATGGTGGACAATCAATTGATCGACAAATCTTGCAACTCAAACGCGGCGCACAAATCGTTGTCGGTACTCCCGGACGAGTCATTGACTTACTAGAACGGGGTTGTTTGAAACTTGATCAAGTCAAGTGGTTTGTCTTAGACGAAGCCGATGAAATGTTAAGCATGGGCTTTATCGATGATGTGGAAAGAATTCTGTCCCAAGCACCCCAAGACAGACAAACAGCCTTATTTTCAGCTACAATGCCGCCATCGATTCGGATGTTGGTGAATAAGTTTTTGCGATCGCCCGTCACAGTCACCGTCGAGCAACCAAAAGCCACACCCAACAAAATCAATCAGGTAGCTTATCTTGTCCCTCGTCACTGGACAAAAGCCAAAGCCTTACAACCAATTCTGGAAATGGAAGATCCAGAAACCGCATTAATTTTCGTTCGTACCCGACGCACCGCCGCCGAACTCACCAATCAACTGCAAGCAGCTGGTCATAGTGTAGATGAATATCATGGCGACTTGTCCCAGCAAGCACGGGAAAGATTATTATCTCGGTTCCGCAATCGTCAAGTGCGCTGGGTGGTAGCCACAGACATTGCTGCACGCGGCTTGGATGTCGATCAACTATCTCATGTGATCAACTACGACCTACCCGATAGCGTCGAAACCTATGTACACCGGATTGGTCGTACTGGTCGTGCTGGTAAAGAAGGGACAGCAATTACCCTAGTACAACCCTTTGAGCGTCGCAAACAGCAGATATTTGAACGTCATGTCCGCCAAAATTGGCAACTCCTGTCAATTCCCACACGGGCGCAAATTGAAGCACAGCACATCCTGAAATTGCAAGGACAAGTCAGAGAAGCTTTGACTGGCGAACGTTTGGCTTCATTCTTACCCATTGTCAGCGAATTGATCGAAAAATATGATGCTCAGGCGATCGCTGCTGCTGCATTACAAATCGCTTACGATCAAACTCGTCCCGCTTGGTTAAGTTCTGATATCGAAATTCCCGAAGAAGTGGTTTCCTCTCCCAAACCTAAACTCAACAAACGTCGTGAGTCATCTGGCGACAGAAATCGCAGCAGTTGGAACAAATCAGAGTCCAACAACAACGACGAAGACAGACGCGGTACACCCAAGCCCAAATTGCGCACAGGTCGTCGTGAGTCTTCTATTGCACCAGGCAATCAAAAGTTAGGTTCTACAGCTAGAGAATCAGCTTCTTAG